The Elusimicrobiota bacterium genome has a window encoding:
- a CDS encoding KpsF/GutQ family sugar-phosphate isomerase, with the protein MATRKPLDVKAEIRRVLSLEAKALSVVRSAVDSSYAKAVQKMLRCRGKVIVTGVGKSGLIAQKIAATLASTGTPAVHLDPAEATHGSVGLVQRHDLVLAIGKSGESDELNGLLPRLRAVGAGIIALTADPRSTLARHAALVLLIPVEQEACPLNLAPTCSTTAALAVGDALAVALMKLRNFKADQFARNHPAGQLGKRLTLTVSDVMRSGKGNPTVREGTTVSRMLVEMTRQHAGAVSVVDARGRLKGLITDYDIRRVLEAGQSLQALTLQLIMNPKPTTIRPDALAARAVEVMELRKHPFNVLPVVDRRGRAVGMLQIHDLRARGL; encoded by the coding sequence GTGGCGACCCGAAAACCCCTCGACGTGAAAGCCGAGATCCGCAGAGTCCTCTCCCTCGAGGCAAAGGCCCTGTCCGTCGTGCGCTCGGCCGTGGACTCCTCTTATGCGAAGGCCGTCCAGAAGATGCTCCGCTGCCGCGGGAAGGTCATCGTGACCGGCGTGGGCAAGTCCGGCCTCATCGCCCAGAAGATCGCCGCGACCCTGGCCTCGACCGGGACCCCGGCCGTCCACCTGGACCCCGCTGAAGCCACGCACGGGAGCGTGGGCCTGGTCCAGCGCCACGACCTCGTGCTCGCGATCGGGAAGTCCGGCGAGTCCGACGAGCTCAACGGCCTGCTCCCGCGCCTGCGCGCGGTCGGAGCGGGGATCATCGCCCTGACCGCGGACCCCCGCTCCACGCTCGCCCGCCACGCCGCACTCGTGTTGCTCATCCCCGTCGAGCAGGAAGCCTGCCCCCTCAACCTCGCCCCGACCTGCAGCACGACCGCCGCCCTGGCCGTCGGCGACGCGCTCGCCGTCGCGCTCATGAAGCTGCGCAACTTCAAGGCCGACCAGTTCGCGCGCAACCACCCGGCCGGACAGCTCGGGAAGCGGCTGACTCTCACGGTCTCCGACGTCATGCGCTCGGGAAAGGGCAACCCGACCGTCCGCGAGGGGACGACCGTCTCCCGCATGCTCGTCGAGATGACGCGACAGCACGCCGGGGCCGTCTCCGTCGTGGACGCGCGCGGCCGGCTCAAGGGGCTCATCACCGACTACGACATCCGCCGGGTCCTCGAGGCGGGCCAGAGCCTCCAGGCGCTCACCCTGCAGCTCATCATGAACCCGAAGCCCACCACGATCCGCCCCGACGCCCTGGCCGCCCGCGCGGTCGAGGTCATGGAGCTCCGCAAGCACCCCTTCAACGTCCTGCCCGTCGTCGACCGCCGCGGCCGCGCGGTCGGCATGCTCCAG